A genomic window from Pseudonocardia broussonetiae includes:
- a CDS encoding LytR/AlgR family response regulator transcription factor: MDSNDSSGGLVVLAVDDEEPALEELAYLLGEDPRVGLVLKASDATDALRILNSRQGVREAATAGQAPRGSLNQATGTRVAERTDVEVVFLDIRMPGLDGLELARVFSSMAVPPSVVFVTAHDDRAVDAYEVGAVDYLLKPLRSERLSASIDRILASRTAAMAEPVQQESGEDEVIPVELAGTTKLVPRSAVRYVEAQGDYARLHTHEGSHLVRIPLSVLEDRWRDAGFVRIHRSFLVSLPLVTELRLSGSGYVVRVGTGPDCAELPVSRRHTRELKDRLVRATKQAWSQR, encoded by the coding sequence GTGGACAGCAACGACAGCTCCGGTGGCCTGGTCGTCCTCGCCGTGGACGACGAGGAGCCGGCACTCGAGGAACTCGCGTACCTGCTGGGCGAGGACCCCCGTGTCGGGCTCGTGCTCAAGGCGTCCGACGCCACCGACGCGCTGCGGATCCTCAACAGCCGGCAAGGCGTGCGCGAGGCCGCCACGGCCGGGCAGGCGCCGCGCGGCTCCCTGAACCAGGCCACGGGCACCCGGGTCGCCGAGCGCACCGACGTCGAGGTCGTCTTCCTCGACATCCGGATGCCCGGCCTCGACGGGCTGGAGCTCGCCCGCGTGTTCTCCTCGATGGCCGTCCCGCCGTCGGTCGTGTTCGTCACCGCGCACGACGACCGCGCGGTCGACGCCTACGAGGTCGGCGCCGTCGACTACCTGCTCAAGCCGCTGCGCTCCGAGCGCCTCTCCGCCTCGATCGACCGGATCCTGGCCAGCCGCACCGCGGCGATGGCCGAGCCGGTGCAGCAGGAGAGCGGCGAGGACGAGGTCATCCCCGTCGAGCTCGCCGGCACCACGAAGCTCGTGCCGCGCTCGGCCGTGCGCTACGTCGAGGCGCAGGGCGACTACGCGCGCCTGCACACCCACGAGGGCAGCCACCTCGTCCGCATCCCCCTGTCGGTGCTGGAGGACCGCTGGCGCGACGCCGGCTTCGTCCGCATCCACCGGTCGTTCCTGGTGTCGCTGCCGCTGGTCACCGAGCTGCGGCTGTCCGGATCGGGCTACGTCGTGCGCGTCGGCACCGGCCCGGACTGCGCCGAGCTCCCGGTCAGCCGCCGCCACACCCGCGAGCTCAAGGACCGGCTCGTCCGCGCCACGAAGCAGGCGTGGAGCCAGCGATGA